Proteins encoded together in one Lathyrus oleraceus cultivar Zhongwan6 chromosome 5, CAAS_Psat_ZW6_1.0, whole genome shotgun sequence window:
- the LOC127087662 gene encoding ribulose bisphosphate carboxylase/oxygenase activase, chloroplastic — protein MAKLLFLPLCLPTPNLSFKFKPQQFCVRCCDRDNEDTNNNKNKKRLSKQSSWETKDSEGKDYLYRLGKEADNMNIAVGQRAGIIDDLFVGDFLGKDSDIVFDYRQKVTRSFEYLQGDYYIAPLFMDKVACHIVKNYITHILKAKVPLILGIWGGKGQGKTFQTELIFRAMGVEPVIMSAGELESENAGEPGRLIRERYRTASQVVQNQGKMSCLMINDIDAGLGRFGNTQMTVNNQIVVGTLMNLCDNPKRVSVGQDWRESDVTNRIPIIVTGNDLSTIYAPLIRDGRMDKFYWQPNREDILNIVQRMYEKDGISRDEVEKIVNTFPNQALDFYGALRSRTYDKSILKWIDDIGGAENFASNFLKRRKDKNLPVFIPPEQTTEALLESGYSLLKEQELIMETKLSKEYMKNIED, from the exons ATGGCGAAGCTACTATTCCTACCGTTATGTCTTCCAACTCCCAACCTTTCATTCAAATTCAAACCCCAACAATTCTGCGTTCGCTGCTGCGATCGTGACAATGAAGataccaacaacaacaagaacaagaaGAGGCTATCAAAGCAGTCTTCATGGGAAACCAAGGATTCTGAGGGAAAAGATTATCTCTACAGACTCGGCAAAGAAGCTGATAACATGAACATCGCCGTTGGTCAGCGTGCCGGAATCATCGACGATCTTTTCGTCGGTGATTTTCTCGGCAAAGACTCCGACATTGTTTTTGATTATCGTCAGAAAGTTACCAGATCCTTTGAATATCTTCAAGGAGATTATTACATTGCGCCTCTTTTCATGGACAAAGTTGCATGCCACATTGTGAAGAATTACATTACTCATATCCTCAAGGCTAAAGTTCCTTTGATTCTAG GTATTTGGGGAGGTAAAGGGCAAGGGAAAACATTTCAAACAGAACTTATCTTTCGGGCTATGGGAGTTGAACCTGTAATTATGTCCGCAGGGGAACTAGAATCAGAAAATGCGG GAGAGCCGGGAAGATTGATTCGTGAGCGCTATAGAACAGCATCTCAAGTGGTCCAGAATCAA GGAAAAATGAGCTGTTTAATGATCAATGACATTGATGCTGGCCTTGGTAGATTCG GGAATACTCAAATGACAGTCAACAACCAAATTGTTGTTGGGACTCTTATGAATCTATGTGACAATCCTAAAAGAGTTAGTGTTGGTCAAGATTGGCGAGAATCAGATGTCACAAACAGAATTCCAATTATTGTAACAGGGAATGATCTATCAACTATTTATGCTCCACTGATTCGCGATGGAAGGATGGATAAATTTTACTG GCAGCCTAACCGAGAAGATATACTGAATATTGTTCAAAGAATGTATGAGAAAGATGGCATATCTAGGGATGAAGTTGAAAAAATTGTGAACACTTTTCCTAATCAAG CATTGGACTTTTATGGAGCTCTAAGATCGCGTACATATGACAAATCTATTTTAAAG TGGATTGATGATATTGGAGGTGCTGAAAATTTTGCATCCAATTTTCTCAAAAGAAGAAAGGACAAGAATCTTCCTGTATTTATTCCTCCAGAG CAAACAACCGAAGCTCTACTTGAGTCAGGTTATTCACTACTCAAAGAACAAGAGTTGATAATGGAAACTAAACTTTCAAAGGAGTATATGAAGAACATAGAAGATTAA